In one Effusibacillus pohliae DSM 22757 genomic region, the following are encoded:
- a CDS encoding FliA/WhiG family RNA polymerase sigma factor, with protein MSETLEKYLPLVHRVVNRVAKGMPAHVPREDLISFGTLGLISAMERFQPEKGVKFETFATWRIRGAVLDGIREMDWVPRQVRQWAKEIERAYAAVETHKAESASDQEVADWLGISVQEFHRRMAQVSLGSVASLEEAFHPAGDDAGYHDLLPDPTAEDPSVRLTREELREVLEQAINRLPEKEKLVIALYYYEELSIKEIAEILEVTSARISQLHSKAICRLRGALSRRRQDLKL; from the coding sequence ATGAGCGAGACCCTGGAAAAGTATTTGCCGCTCGTTCACCGGGTTGTCAACCGCGTCGCGAAAGGGATGCCCGCGCATGTTCCGCGCGAAGATCTGATCAGTTTTGGCACGCTCGGGCTGATCAGCGCGATGGAACGATTTCAGCCGGAAAAAGGGGTCAAGTTTGAGACGTTCGCCACATGGAGAATCCGGGGCGCCGTGCTCGACGGCATTCGCGAGATGGATTGGGTACCGCGGCAGGTGCGCCAGTGGGCGAAGGAAATCGAGCGGGCCTACGCGGCGGTGGAAACGCACAAGGCGGAGTCTGCAAGCGACCAGGAAGTGGCTGATTGGCTGGGAATCAGCGTGCAGGAATTTCACAGGCGGATGGCCCAGGTTTCGCTGGGGTCGGTGGCGTCGCTGGAAGAAGCGTTTCATCCGGCCGGCGACGATGCGGGCTATCACGATCTGCTGCCCGACCCGACAGCGGAGGATCCGAGCGTCCGGCTGACCCGGGAGGAACTGCGGGAGGTGCTGGAACAGGCGATCAACCGTCTGCCTGAGAAGGAAAAGCTCGTCATCGCATTGTATTATTATGAAGAACTGTCGATCAAGGAAATCGCCGAGATTCTGGAGGTCACCTCTGCAAGAATTTCGCAACT
- a CDS encoding chemotaxis protein CheD, whose protein sequence is MNIIKVGMADMNVACSPDVLRTVGLGSCVGVAIIDLSCKVAGLAHIMLPAAGRLDVENPAKYADTAVPLLVQKMQQQGACLNRMIAKLAGGAQMFTNLNQSDLIRVGPRNVEAVKTVLDQLRIPVRGEDTGGNAGRTIDFSAADGSLTIRTVAQGVKTI, encoded by the coding sequence TTGAATATCATCAAAGTGGGAATGGCCGACATGAACGTGGCCTGCAGCCCGGACGTGCTGCGAACGGTCGGACTCGGCTCGTGCGTTGGCGTCGCGATTATCGACCTGTCCTGCAAAGTGGCCGGTCTCGCCCACATCATGCTGCCGGCAGCGGGCCGATTGGACGTGGAGAATCCTGCCAAATATGCGGATACCGCCGTCCCGCTGCTCGTTCAGAAAATGCAGCAACAGGGCGCCTGCCTCAACAGAATGATTGCCAAGCTGGCCGGCGGTGCGCAAATGTTTACCAACCTCAACCAAAGCGATTTGATCAGGGTCGGACCGCGCAATGTGGAGGCGGTGAAAACGGTGCTGGATCAGTTGCGGATTCCCGTACGCGGCGAAGACACGGGCGGTAACGCGGGCAGAACGATCGATTTTTCGGCTGCCGATGGATCGTTGACGATTCGCACGGTGGCGCAAGGGGTCAAGACGATATGA